In Saprospiraceae bacterium, a genomic segment contains:
- a CDS encoding 2-oxoacid:ferredoxin oxidoreductase subunit beta, producing MSFQRPNFRHPELPVNELGYRKKDYEGSLSTLCAGCGHDSIGGALIQACFELNIEPHKLAKLSGIGCSSKTPAYFLGNSHGFNSVHGRMPSVATGANLANRDLMYLGVSGDDDTASIGMGQFVHLIRRNLNITYIVMNNGCYGLTKGQDSATADKGSKSKAGSVNEFQNIDLPGLAIELGAGFVARSFSGDKTQLIPLIKAAMAHPGFALIDVISPCVTFNNNVGSTKSYDYVREHIDATSTIDFTPPAEEITAQYADGSSLQLAMHDGSLLHLRKIQTGWDPTKKDSAVRALHEAYAKAEILTGLIYIDENQEDLHALLNTTETPLNKLQEKELVPNSSVLNDLNASFR from the coding sequence ATGAGTTTTCAAAGACCTAATTTCAGACATCCCGAATTGCCCGTAAACGAATTGGGTTACAGGAAGAAAGATTATGAAGGTTCTCTCTCTACTTTATGCGCGGGATGTGGACATGATTCTATCGGAGGCGCATTGATTCAAGCTTGTTTCGAGTTAAATATTGAACCTCATAAACTTGCAAAATTATCGGGCATCGGTTGCAGCTCCAAAACACCAGCTTATTTCCTGGGCAATTCACATGGCTTCAATTCAGTGCATGGAAGAATGCCTTCCGTAGCAACCGGGGCAAATCTTGCCAATAGAGATCTGATGTATTTAGGGGTCTCCGGAGATGACGACACTGCATCCATAGGTATGGGTCAATTTGTACACCTCATCAGAAGAAATTTGAACATCACGTATATCGTCATGAACAATGGTTGCTATGGCTTAACCAAGGGCCAGGATTCAGCAACTGCCGATAAAGGATCGAAAAGCAAAGCAGGAAGTGTCAATGAATTCCAAAATATTGATCTGCCGGGTTTAGCAATAGAATTGGGTGCAGGATTTGTGGCCAGAAGTTTTTCAGGTGATAAAACTCAATTGATTCCGCTCATCAAAGCTGCAATGGCACACCCCGGGTTCGCATTGATAGATGTAATTTCTCCTTGTGTGACTTTTAATAATAATGTAGGGTCAACGAAATCATATGATTATGTTCGCGAACACATTGATGCGACTTCTACCATTGATTTCACCCCTCCAGCAGAGGAAATTACGGCTCAATATGCAGATGGTTCAAGCCTTCAATTGGCGATGCACGACGGATCTCTTTTGCATTTAAGGAAAATTCAAACAGGATGGGATCCAACGAAAAAAGATTCAGCTGTACGGGCATTACATGAAGCCTATGCAAAAGCTGAAATTCTCACTGGTCTCATTTACATAGATGAAAATCAAGAAGACCTACACGCCCTCCTAAATACAACTGAAACTCCCTTGAATAAACTTCAAGAAAAGGAACTTGTACCAAATTCTTCAGTTTTGAATGATTTAAACGCAAGTTTTAGATAA
- a CDS encoding glycosyltransferase family 4 protein produces the protein MKKLLIISYYWPPSGGSGVQRWLYFVKYLRSFGWEPIIYTVEKGEYPYLDPELGKLIPEGIEVIRKPIWEPYFIFKKIRGGNKAVDPTIMSVGKKQSIFHKLAFWIRGNLFIPDPRIFWLKPSVSYLCDYLQQHPVDLLVSTGPPHSMHLIAQKLKRKLQIPWIADFRDPWTQIFYFDTLRLSSFARYIHQHLERSVLKNADAIITVSPSCKEGLELICNRNVEVITNGYEPFEKIDLIKNEKDKIILLYSGVLTLDRNPELFWIKLKEYVDQHPELKDRLELQFIGNVDPAIIEYIKKFGIFHLDHFSPMPHKQLEHYLWKADLLLLIGVPGNNGVVTGKFFEYLFLNKPILSVAPEESDLASLLNQTQSGFNADFEDPVRMQEMIESAFCALLNDSYKPDVKSVAAYSRKNLTSQLADLMNTVLMEKQQD, from the coding sequence GTGAAAAAGCTACTGATTATCAGTTATTACTGGCCACCTTCCGGTGGTTCCGGCGTGCAACGCTGGTTGTATTTCGTTAAATACTTAAGAAGCTTCGGGTGGGAGCCCATCATCTATACCGTAGAAAAGGGAGAATATCCATATCTGGACCCTGAATTGGGAAAACTCATACCGGAGGGTATTGAAGTCATAAGGAAGCCTATTTGGGAACCTTATTTTATTTTTAAAAAAATAAGAGGCGGAAATAAAGCTGTTGACCCCACGATTATGAGTGTTGGAAAGAAACAATCCATTTTTCACAAATTGGCGTTTTGGATCAGAGGTAATCTTTTCATTCCAGATCCACGAATATTTTGGTTGAAACCATCGGTTTCCTATTTATGCGATTATTTACAACAACATCCTGTTGATTTATTGGTAAGCACCGGGCCACCGCATAGCATGCATTTAATTGCGCAAAAGCTTAAAAGAAAACTTCAAATTCCATGGATTGCGGATTTTAGAGACCCATGGACCCAAATTTTTTATTTTGATACCTTGCGCTTGAGCAGTTTTGCCCGATATATACACCAACATTTGGAACGATCTGTGTTAAAAAATGCAGACGCAATTATCACGGTCAGTCCATCTTGTAAAGAAGGCTTAGAGCTCATCTGTAACAGAAATGTTGAAGTGATCACAAATGGTTATGAACCATTTGAAAAAATCGACTTAATAAAAAATGAAAAAGATAAGATCATTTTATTGTATTCGGGAGTCCTTACATTAGACCGAAATCCGGAATTGTTTTGGATAAAACTAAAGGAATATGTAGACCAACATCCTGAGCTCAAAGATCGTTTGGAATTGCAGTTCATAGGAAATGTCGATCCGGCTATTATTGAATACATCAAAAAATTTGGAATTTTTCATTTGGACCATTTTTCTCCTATGCCCCACAAGCAGCTGGAGCATTATTTGTGGAAAGCTGATTTACTTTTACTCATAGGGGTACCAGGTAACAATGGAGTGGTGACAGGTAAATTTTTTGAATATCTATTTTTGAATAAACCGATTTTATCTGTGGCTCCTGAGGAAAGTGATTTGGCAAGTTTATTAAACCAAACGCAATCGGGTTTTAATGCCGATTTTGAGGATCCTGTAAGGATGCAGGAAATGATTGAAAGCGCTTTCTGCGCATTACTAAATGATAGCTACAAGCCTGATGTAAAATCAGTTGCAGCGTATTCCAGAAAAAATCTGACTTCTCAATTGGCTGATTTGATGAATACCGTATTAATGGAGAAACAACAAGACTAA
- the asnB gene encoding asparagine synthase (glutamine-hydrolyzing), which produces MCGLAGIYNLDGAPINTRQLSSMTRIIQHRGPDDEGFLVANLSTHEVSLHSSEHSIDEIRRQHAMIPTETTCNLGMGFRRLSIIDLSAAGHQPMTEESESCFICFNGQIYNYLEIKEELKSLGHTFRSQSDTEVLLKSYLQWGEHCLQKFIGMFALVIFDKTNKRLFVARDRLGIKPLMYHFNGTRFLWASEEKQLILSGLVSPLVNEEVMSAFLREVKLFERPESFFSEIQQLPAGSYAFVDANGITVKKYWTLQLGMSNGSLEDSSHKVKELLNDAIRLRLRSDVPLGIALSGGIDSSSIACLARQMTYSEINTFSVFYEGPKYDERKYIKAVIDQGGFKPSYFTGSTDLSFEEIAKWIYYQDAPTSGASPFSAFQNYKNVKAAGISVLLNGQGGDELFAGYPYFLKYYIAQLYQTGQWTHLASNIFQLFKDQGILASTKQIYLASQVLKGSPEKLRKLEYKKYATSELYPGEFIEQKNKSKLIAIQTVDPTAISLEQSLLAAITRSHLPHMLRWEDRNSMANSIESRVPFLDHRLVEQSFAIPSEFKIHNGVQKYILRKAMRNIVPESILNRKDKIGFGTPTVEWTLKHLQKPIQELLHSNSFLSRTWIHGKKVQSLYDKNPRLFGENELWRIMTAELWHRTFIDKH; this is translated from the coding sequence ATGTGCGGATTAGCAGGAATTTATAATCTGGATGGAGCTCCCATCAACACCCGGCAACTCAGTTCGATGACCCGGATCATACAGCATAGAGGTCCCGACGATGAAGGATTTTTAGTGGCGAATCTTAGCACTCATGAAGTGTCACTTCACAGCAGTGAACATAGTATCGATGAAATTCGCCGGCAACATGCAATGATCCCAACTGAAACCACTTGCAATCTCGGTATGGGGTTCAGGAGATTGTCCATCATCGATTTATCGGCAGCAGGGCACCAACCGATGACAGAAGAGAGCGAATCCTGCTTTATATGCTTTAATGGACAAATATATAATTACCTCGAAATTAAAGAAGAGCTTAAAAGTTTGGGGCATACTTTCCGCTCACAAAGCGATACGGAAGTCCTGCTCAAATCATATCTACAATGGGGCGAGCATTGTCTTCAAAAATTCATTGGTATGTTTGCCCTGGTCATATTCGATAAAACGAACAAACGTTTGTTCGTTGCTCGAGACCGTTTAGGTATTAAGCCGCTGATGTATCATTTTAACGGAACTCGCTTTTTATGGGCATCTGAAGAAAAACAATTAATTCTTAGCGGACTCGTTTCACCTCTGGTCAACGAGGAAGTCATGTCTGCGTTTCTCAGGGAGGTAAAATTATTTGAACGCCCGGAAAGTTTCTTTTCCGAAATTCAGCAGTTACCTGCAGGATCCTATGCTTTCGTTGACGCCAATGGAATCACCGTCAAAAAATATTGGACTTTACAGCTCGGAATGTCAAATGGTTCATTGGAAGATAGCAGCCACAAAGTCAAAGAATTGCTAAATGATGCGATCCGATTGCGATTGCGATCGGATGTTCCTTTGGGTATTGCTTTAAGCGGTGGCATTGATTCTTCTTCGATTGCTTGTCTTGCAAGACAGATGACCTATAGCGAGATCAATACTTTTTCTGTGTTTTATGAAGGTCCGAAGTATGATGAACGAAAATATATTAAAGCTGTCATAGACCAGGGAGGATTCAAACCCAGCTACTTTACGGGAAGTACTGATTTGAGTTTTGAAGAAATTGCAAAATGGATATACTACCAGGATGCTCCCACCAGCGGGGCCAGCCCTTTTTCTGCATTTCAAAATTACAAAAATGTCAAAGCTGCGGGGATAAGCGTTTTATTGAATGGACAAGGAGGCGACGAATTATTTGCCGGTTACCCATATTTTTTAAAATACTATATAGCACAACTCTACCAAACCGGACAATGGACTCACTTAGCAAGTAATATATTTCAACTATTTAAAGACCAGGGTATTTTAGCAAGCACTAAACAAATTTATCTTGCTAGTCAAGTATTAAAAGGGAGCCCCGAAAAACTTAGAAAACTGGAATACAAAAAATATGCAACTTCCGAATTGTATCCTGGTGAATTTATTGAACAAAAAAATAAATCCAAACTTATCGCTATACAAACGGTTGATCCAACAGCTATTTCTCTTGAACAGTCCTTATTAGCAGCTATTACGCGCAGTCATTTGCCACACATGTTGCGTTGGGAAGACCGGAATTCAATGGCCAATTCTATTGAAAGTCGCGTACCATTTTTAGATCACCGGTTGGTAGAACAATCCTTTGCCATTCCATCTGAGTTCAAAATTCACAATGGAGTTCAAAAATATATACTCCGTAAAGCCATGCGAAACATCGTTCCTGAAAGCATATTAAATAGAAAAGATAAAATCGGATTTGGAACCCCAACTGTGGAATGGACACTTAAACACTTGCAAAAACCAATTCAAGAACTTTTACATTCAAATTCATTCTTAAGCCGGACCTGGATCCACGGAAAAAAAGTTCAAAGTCTGTACGACAAGAATCCAAGACTCTTTGGTGAAAATGAATTGTGGCGGATTATGACTGCAGAATTATGGCACAGAACCTTTATTGATAAACATTAA
- a CDS encoding methyltransferase domain-containing protein: protein MKKYFSYQEILEVARQLEKDIRQLDILQLDVHEAVKSYLRFDLKKLQYVSECNAFMLYHILYGRQNLQPQTLIVDHGAGIGLFAMLVKRLGLSCLCHDISPEYIDGIKHLGFVLNAMPDEFVTGDTNELVEFCKERKLQIAALASRNVIEHIPDYSTFFKELHQIATPGFIILITTSANIHNPIVRYIHKKIHKQYENFGSNSDMDNPTLNNRNCGMALRKEIIQEVFPDLHDDVLNLLAKNNRGFTKDIIIQRVQSFIKSGVLPSPIDHPTNTCDPITGVWVERLVPVSDYQKAAMDADFQFETLKGFYNTHYSKSIYNSAAKWMNKILNVLPDDHVALSPFLAMKLSQNHESL from the coding sequence TTGAAAAAATATTTTTCATATCAAGAAATTTTAGAAGTTGCAAGGCAGTTGGAAAAGGATATTCGCCAATTAGACATATTGCAATTGGATGTACATGAAGCTGTAAAAAGTTATCTACGCTTTGATCTCAAAAAACTCCAATATGTCAGTGAATGTAATGCTTTTATGCTCTACCATATACTATATGGCCGGCAAAACCTTCAACCGCAAACGCTGATTGTCGATCATGGGGCTGGTATAGGCTTATTTGCTATGTTGGTCAAAAGATTGGGACTGTCCTGCCTTTGTCATGACATTTCTCCTGAATACATTGATGGTATAAAACATTTAGGTTTTGTTTTGAATGCCATGCCTGACGAATTCGTAACTGGAGATACCAATGAGTTGGTCGAATTTTGCAAAGAACGAAAATTACAAATAGCAGCCCTTGCATCTAGAAATGTGATTGAACATATCCCAGATTACAGCACATTCTTTAAAGAGTTACATCAAATAGCAACACCTGGATTTATCATTCTCATAACTACGTCTGCAAATATTCATAATCCCATTGTCAGATACATCCATAAAAAAATACACAAACAGTACGAAAATTTTGGAAGCAACAGCGATATGGATAATCCCACTTTAAACAATCGAAATTGTGGAATGGCCTTACGCAAGGAAATCATACAGGAAGTATTCCCGGATCTGCATGATGATGTACTCAACTTACTCGCTAAAAACAACAGAGGCTTTACAAAAGACATAATTATACAAAGAGTTCAATCTTTTATAAAATCCGGGGTCTTACCCAGTCCCATAGATCACCCGACAAATACCTGCGATCCAATAACCGGGGTGTGGGTTGAACGCCTGGTGCCGGTTTCAGATTATCAAAAAGCCGCAATGGATGCCGATTTTCAGTTTGAGACCCTCAAAGGATTTTACAATACCCATTATTCAAAATCCATCTATAATTCCGCCGCAAAATGGATGAATAAGATTTTAAATGTCTTGCCCGACGACCATGTAGCTCTCTCCCCTTTCCTTGCCATGAAACTGAGTCAAAATCATGAATCACTTTAA
- a CDS encoding O-antigen translocase, which yields MNFYKTSLYSGIFSMINLITGLVITKVTAQLLGPEGTAYIGKFANISGMVLIFSTASISVGIIKYISENKNNPDALRKIINTAFSLILMGSAIGGLFILLLFPFIEQKVFNGLNVSVVFILFGVFLILISSQILVTGILNGLGEIKKLALVNCLAALLNMIFTSYFVYKFQLTAALFSNSLYGIFVTFIGYICLKKSGYLNNSWLKLHVDREISFKLIRFGIFAALTSFTWMSSMFLIRENVENELDTHSAGLWQAMFSLSDRYLTVITTMMSVYFIPQLSAITERSELVREMRKAFIRIAGIMLILCFGIWLSRNLIISIFLADTFRPMESLFAFQMIGDFFKTCAGLLALLIASKAMFRTGLKADISFHFFLLCFSYFGIKELGLIGASYAYALACFIYFAVYLYFFKDLMILIKKSILPKPWIK from the coding sequence ATGAATTTTTATAAAACAAGTTTATACAGTGGCATTTTTTCGATGATAAATCTCATTACAGGTTTGGTCATCACCAAAGTAACAGCTCAATTATTGGGTCCGGAAGGAACTGCATATATCGGAAAATTTGCAAACATCAGTGGTATGGTTCTCATATTTTCAACTGCATCTATTTCTGTCGGAATTATCAAATATATTTCCGAAAATAAAAATAATCCGGATGCGCTTCGCAAAATTATAAATACTGCATTTAGTCTAATCCTTATGGGGAGCGCCATCGGCGGGCTATTTATACTTCTCTTGTTTCCATTTATCGAACAAAAAGTATTTAATGGTTTAAATGTTTCGGTGGTTTTTATTTTATTCGGAGTTTTTTTAATATTAATCTCTTCACAAATATTGGTCACCGGCATTTTAAATGGTCTCGGTGAAATTAAAAAACTGGCGTTGGTAAATTGTTTAGCTGCATTGCTTAACATGATTTTTACTTCCTACTTTGTTTATAAATTCCAACTAACAGCTGCCTTGTTTTCAAATTCACTTTATGGCATCTTTGTCACATTCATTGGATATATTTGTTTGAAAAAATCTGGATATCTGAACAATTCCTGGTTAAAACTACATGTGGATCGCGAGATTAGCTTTAAACTTATTCGCTTTGGAATCTTCGCTGCGCTCACTTCATTTACCTGGATGTCATCTATGTTTTTAATTCGCGAAAATGTTGAAAACGAATTAGACACCCATTCTGCCGGATTATGGCAAGCCATGTTCAGTCTTTCTGATCGGTACTTAACGGTAATAACGACAATGATGTCTGTCTATTTTATACCTCAATTATCTGCAATTACAGAGCGGTCAGAACTTGTGAGGGAAATGCGAAAAGCATTTATTCGGATTGCAGGAATTATGTTAATTCTTTGTTTTGGCATTTGGCTATCCCGGAATTTAATCATCAGCATTTTTCTGGCAGATACTTTTCGACCTATGGAAAGTCTATTTGCATTTCAAATGATAGGTGATTTTTTCAAAACTTGCGCGGGACTTCTCGCCTTATTGATCGCTTCTAAAGCCATGTTTAGAACAGGCTTGAAAGCAGATATAAGTTTCCACTTCTTTCTGCTTTGCTTTTCTTATTTCGGAATAAAGGAATTAGGGCTCATTGGTGCAAGCTATGCATATGCACTTGCTTGTTTTATTTATTTTGCTGTTTATCTATACTTTTTTAAAGATCTTATGATCTTGATTAAAAAATCCATTCTTCCAAAACCATGGATCAAATAG
- a CDS encoding universal stress protein: MKNILLPIDFSKGAEISLLFGLQLAQKEKAKAIVLHIVSPYGGLTEGVFQIYDYAVYLDEKRKALQDYISKFRTKNNIQKVVVETICESGIAAEEIINYSIKNDSCLIVLGSRGTGNISKILLGSTSQSVMSMSKTPLMIIPQGFKFESFNKKVCFATDFHLKFNKKSLQLFDQFDFLNKATIEFVHVHSAKQEVFREKHAELVALLFGKLKIIIKYILSDQFEESIDAYMQASESGLLVMLPHQRNFLYYLFFSGHTLAVVKKLHYPVLILYEG; the protein is encoded by the coding sequence ATGAAGAATATACTCCTACCGATCGATTTTTCCAAAGGCGCTGAGATATCACTGCTTTTTGGATTACAACTTGCTCAAAAGGAAAAAGCGAAAGCAATTGTATTACATATAGTTTCACCTTATGGGGGATTGACTGAAGGGGTTTTTCAAATCTATGATTACGCGGTTTATCTCGATGAAAAGCGAAAAGCATTGCAGGATTATATTTCTAAATTTAGAACTAAAAATAACATTCAAAAAGTTGTTGTTGAAACCATTTGTGAAAGCGGAATAGCAGCTGAGGAGATTATTAATTATAGTATTAAAAATGATTCTTGCTTAATTGTTCTGGGGAGCAGAGGAACTGGTAATATTTCTAAAATATTATTAGGAAGCACCAGCCAGTCCGTGATGAGCATGTCAAAAACTCCGCTCATGATTATTCCTCAAGGTTTTAAATTCGAGTCTTTTAATAAGAAAGTATGTTTTGCTACCGATTTTCATTTAAAATTTAATAAAAAATCGTTACAGCTGTTTGATCAGTTTGATTTTCTAAATAAAGCAACAATTGAGTTTGTGCACGTGCACAGTGCGAAACAAGAAGTTTTTCGCGAAAAGCATGCCGAATTGGTGGCTTTGTTGTTTGGCAAACTGAAAATAATAATTAAATATATTTTATCTGATCAATTTGAGGAATCTATTGATGCCTATATGCAAGCTTCCGAATCAGGTCTGCTGGTCATGTTGCCGCATCAAAGGAATTTTTTGTATTATCTATTTTTTAGCGGACATACGCTCGCTGTTGTTAAAAAATTGCATTATCCGGTGCTGATATTGTATGAAGGATAG
- a CDS encoding universal stress protein: MINRILIPIDFSESSKNQLKYGLSLGIKAQAEIHVLHIYQLPVVSLDAFVYVPDPENLEKIRSNFISQLFDLIKDVKFELKTDISVAIECQYGIPSDLIKSYAIENNCNLIVMGLQGSGYLTERILGSTTTHLFRNAPVPILGIHKSSHFVQIQNILFAYDGDLLVKKNILEPLIDLSKIFNAKIHVLNVVEELSEFPDLAEKLFENDLSPSLPQDSVSYHIIQKNDILEGIQEYCENNDIDLLTLIPKKHNILERISSESISKQVAYHIKIPILAIHE; this comes from the coding sequence ATGATAAACCGCATTCTTATACCGATCGATTTTTCAGAGAGCTCCAAAAATCAGTTGAAGTATGGACTCAGTCTTGGAATCAAAGCTCAAGCGGAAATACACGTTTTACACATTTATCAACTTCCGGTAGTTTCTTTAGATGCTTTTGTATATGTACCTGATCCTGAAAATCTGGAAAAAATACGTTCCAACTTTATATCTCAATTGTTTGATTTAATCAAAGACGTAAAATTTGAATTAAAGACTGATATTTCAGTTGCCATAGAGTGCCAATATGGGATTCCTTCCGATTTGATTAAATCTTATGCTATAGAAAATAATTGTAATCTCATTGTCATGGGACTACAGGGCTCAGGATATTTAACGGAAAGAATTTTGGGAAGCACAACTACACATCTCTTTCGCAATGCTCCTGTACCAATTTTAGGCATTCATAAATCATCTCATTTTGTTCAGATTCAAAATATACTATTCGCATATGACGGTGATCTGTTGGTTAAAAAAAATATTTTAGAACCCTTGATTGATTTAAGTAAAATATTCAATGCTAAAATTCATGTACTAAATGTCGTAGAAGAACTTTCAGAATTTCCAGACCTGGCAGAGAAGTTATTCGAAAATGACTTATCACCTTCTCTTCCACAAGACAGCGTTTCTTACCACATTATTCAGAAGAATGATATCCTGGAAGGAATTCAGGAATATTGTGAAAACAATGACATTGACCTCCTTACACTTATACCCAAAAAACACAATATCCTGGAAAGAATCTCATCAGAAAGTATCAGTAAACAAGTTGCATATCATATAAAAATTCCGATACTCGCAATTCACGAATAA
- a CDS encoding Hsp20/alpha crystallin family protein: MPSVADVQKVGAAYNNGVLSIHIPKLDVEISGNSKEIAVH, from the coding sequence TTGCCTTCAGTTGCCGATGTACAAAAAGTAGGCGCTGCTTACAACAATGGAGTATTAAGTATCCACATTCCAAAGTTGGATGTTGAAATTTCCGGAAATAGCAAAGAAATTGCAGTGCATTGA
- a CDS encoding Hsp20/alpha crystallin family protein codes for MSYLSRFNRDFPVFSPMTNWIDDFFSDEAFKSSELTVPAVNILEGIKHYTLEMAVPGMEKSDFKISVDDRTMTISAEKKSETKEDENGKMKRENTISLNFQEVLHCLQLPMYKK; via the coding sequence ATGAGTTATTTAAGCAGATTTAACAGAGATTTTCCTGTTTTTAGTCCAATGACGAACTGGATCGATGATTTTTTTAGCGATGAAGCATTCAAATCATCTGAATTGACCGTACCTGCTGTAAATATCCTCGAAGGTATCAAACATTATACCCTCGAAATGGCAGTTCCGGGTATGGAGAAATCCGATTTTAAAATTTCGGTTGATGATCGCACAATGACGATTTCTGCTGAAAAGAAATCCGAGACTAAGGAAGATGAAAATGGTAAAATGAAGAGAGAGAATACAATTTCTCTAAATTTTCAAGAAGTTTTACATTGCCTTCAGTTGCCGATGTACAAAAAGTAG
- a CDS encoding universal stress protein: MKTFKHIICPFDFSNFSEKALDYAIKLTKCSGEKLSIVHVMVNPFLFEGGNPLLQSNVLAQDLLEKIRLDEQSKLDALKRKILAEYPEMDVDLIIEEENDIGEAIIAAQQRLGADLIVIGSHGRKGIKRVFLGSVAESVLRDSSCPVLVVK, translated from the coding sequence ATGAAAACTTTTAAACACATTATTTGTCCTTTTGATTTTTCAAATTTTTCTGAAAAAGCCTTAGATTATGCAATCAAACTTACCAAATGCAGCGGTGAAAAATTGAGTATTGTGCATGTTATGGTCAACCCTTTTTTATTCGAAGGTGGAAATCCCTTATTACAAAGTAATGTCCTTGCCCAGGATCTTTTGGAAAAAATCAGACTAGATGAGCAATCTAAATTAGATGCGCTTAAACGAAAGATCTTAGCTGAATATCCCGAAATGGATGTTGACTTAATCATTGAGGAAGAAAATGATATTGGTGAGGCTATTATAGCTGCCCAACAAAGGTTAGGAGCTGATCTTATCGTAATTGGTTCCCATGGAAGAAAGGGAATTAAGCGCGTTTTTTTGGGAAGCGTGGCAGAATCTGTTCTTAGAGATTCGAGTTGTCCGGTTTTGGTTGTAAAATAA
- a CDS encoding CBS domain-containing protein — protein sequence MSTDLITLTPEDNLLSVKNIFDKHDFHHIPVVHFKDLVGLVSKSDFLLYCNAFLMNENLNILEDQKLAFTKVKQIMVSRLGKLEPEDRIEVAIDVFLTNYLHCLPVVKGKELMGLITPFDILRYISK from the coding sequence ATGTCAACCGATCTTATCACCCTTACTCCGGAGGATAATTTGCTATCTGTTAAGAATATATTTGACAAGCACGATTTTCACCACATTCCTGTCGTTCATTTTAAAGATTTGGTTGGACTCGTTTCTAAATCAGATTTTTTACTGTATTGCAATGCATTCCTGATGAATGAGAACTTAAACATCCTCGAAGACCAAAAATTGGCCTTTACAAAAGTAAAGCAGATTATGGTAAGTCGTTTAGGGAAATTGGAACCGGAGGATCGCATTGAAGTCGCAATTGATGTTTTTTTGACCAATTATTTGCATTGTTTGCCGGTAGTAAAAGGGAAAGAGCTCATGGGTTTAATTACGCCTTTTGATATTTTAAGATATATTTCAAAATGA
- a CDS encoding PAS domain S-box protein, producing the protein MSASESPFNFHDHFQNSDFFRSIFETAIDGVIIINKLGVILLLNPSAAALFGFQEEELVGKNVNMLMPEPHSGQHHQYIKNHLETGEKKIIGIGREVLGLRKDGNLFPLRLAVSRFTIGEDIYFTGIIHDLSAQKEAEKNLWFLNKNLEKWLSPGPASCRKA; encoded by the coding sequence TTGTCAGCTTCAGAATCGCCATTTAATTTTCACGACCACTTTCAAAATAGTGACTTTTTTCGTTCCATTTTTGAAACAGCTATCGATGGTGTCATCATCATCAACAAGCTTGGTGTGATTCTTTTATTAAACCCAAGCGCTGCTGCACTTTTTGGGTTTCAAGAAGAAGAACTCGTTGGGAAAAACGTAAATATGCTTATGCCTGAGCCACACAGCGGTCAACATCATCAATATATTAAAAATCACCTTGAAACAGGTGAAAAAAAAATTATCGGAATTGGAAGAGAAGTACTGGGGCTAAGAAAAGATGGAAATCTATTTCCATTACGTCTTGCTGTAAGTCGTTTTACCATAGGTGAAGACATTTACTTTACAGGGATCATACATGACTTATCTGCACAAAAAGAAGCCGAAAAAAATCTGTGGTTTCTCAATAAAAATCTTGAAAAATGGTTGAGTCCAGGACCAGCCAGTTGCAGGAAAGCCTAA